GACCGCCCTTCTTGCCGACCAGCCCGAAACCATCCCCCCCGGCGCTCCCCTCGGCATCGACACCGAGGTTCTCGCCGGGCGGCGGCTCATCGGAACTTTCGGCCACATCCTCCTGCGCCTGCGGTTCCGGCTCGATGATCTCCTCCTCTTCCACCTCGGGAGGAGGCGGCTCCTCCTCGGGCGGAGGCGGGGGCGGAGGCGGCTTGACCAGGGTTACCATGGTCATCTGGCCCTTAGGCTTGATCTCGCCGGAAAACAGCAACGCCTTGAGCATCCAGATGCCGAGGGCCAGGAAAAGCACCACCACCGCAATGTAGGCGATCCAGATGGGCTGGAAGCCTTTGTTTTTCTTTGCCATTATGAAAATCCGTATTTCAAGTCCCGAGTCTTTAATACGGTCCCGAGTCCCGAGTCCCGAGTCCCGAGTCCCGAGTCCTGAGTCCTGAGTCCTGAGTACTGAGTCCTGAAGCCTGGACCTTGGACCCGGGACCATGGACCGCCTTTTGACCTTGGACCGCCCCTATTTAACCAACTTCTGCGTCACCAGACCCAACTGAGTGATGTCGAGTTTCATCAGCACATCGAGTATGCCGATGATCTGGCTGTAAAACACCTGTTCGTCGCCGCGGACCACCACCGGCAGATTGGGGTCGGCGGCCTTGTACTGCCGCAGCATGGTTTCGAGTTCGGCCATGGTCACCGGGTAGCTGTCCAGGTAGATCTGTCCGTCGGCGGCCACGGTGATCGCCTTGGTGCTCGGCTTGACCTCGCTGACCACATTGCTCGCCTTGGGCAGGTTGATCTTGATCCCCTGCACGGCGGAGGTCACGGCGATAATGAAGACCACGAGCAGGGTCCAGGCCAGGTCGAGCAAAGGGGTGACGTTGATATCGTCCATCACCTTCTGGTCGTAAAGATCGCGTCTCATGTCAGTCCCCGAATTCCTGGTCCACCATGTTGGCGAACTGGTCGACGAACAGGCCGAGGTCGGCGGCGATGATCTTCACCTTGCTGGCCAGGAAGTTGTAGCCGAACAGGGCCGGGATGGCCACGATCAGGCCGGCGACGGTGGTTGCGAGGGCCGAGGCGACCCCCGGTGCGATGGCCATGATGCTGGCTTCCCCCGCCAACGCCAGGGCGGCGAAGGTGTTCATGACCCCCCAGACGGTGCCGAGCAACCCGAGGAAAGGGCCGCCGCTGATGGCCAGGGTCAGCAGTACCAGGCCGTTGTTGATGCGGCGGTTCTGCTCCATGTAGCCGTTCTCGAGAACGGTGCGGAAGATGTTGAAAGCCTTGGACGAGAGTTTCGGATTCTCCAGGTGGGCATGCTTTTCACCCCACTGGCGCAGATCCTCCACCCCCTTGCGGAAGATGGTGAACAGGGGGGAATTGCCGTATTCCTCCTCCTTCCCGTAAAGGGCGTCGAGATCATGGGCATGGCTGAAGGCGTTCAGGAACTGCTCGTTTTCCCGCTGCATCAGGCGGAAGGCGTAGGTCTTGTTGACCAGCAGCATGACGCTCAGAGCACCGAGCAGAAAGAGCAGGCCGATGATGATCCAGCCGTCGGCGGTGATGTTGTCGGCCACGGTGGCGATAAGCAGGGAGGAGACGCCGCTGCCTTCACCGGCTTCGATGCTGCCGTAGCCGAGCAGTGCGCTGGTCGGCCCCTGGCTCTGATAGAGCGCGGTGAACCACCCGGGCGACCGGGCGGCCCGCCCCAGGATCACGTCGTCCAGATCTCCCCGGAAGGAACGGGTGCCGTCGGGGGCGCCGCCGAGCGCCAGATCGCCGGGGAACCGGGACAGGGCGAAGGGAATGGAACCGCTTCCGGACTCGCGGCCGTCGAGATAGAGGGTTACCGCCCGCTCGGGGGTGATTGTCACCGCCAGATGCTGCCAGGACCCGGCGGTCAGGTCGCCTGCCATCTGCAGGGCGACGACGGTCTCCCCGGCGGCCATGCGGACATAGGGGCGCAGACCGTCGACGGAAATCTGCAGACTGCGCTCTTCATTGCCGCCCTGAAACAGTACGGCATTGTTCTGGGCATCCGCAGGCCGAATCCAGACGGCAAAGGTAAAGCCGGCGCTGAAATCGAGGGAAGGTGAGGACGGGATGGAAATCCGGTCGCCGTCCTGGCGAAGGCTGAGGCCGTTGCCGGCCAAACCTGGAACCCCGAGCGCTCCGCTGAAGGTTCCGGGGTGATTGCCGTAGGCGGTGGCGTCGCGGGGGGCTCCTTCCGCCTGGTCAAAGTGATAGACCAGCGCCTGGTCGGCGTCGAAGGTTCCGCCCGCGTCCTGGGCATCGGCTGCCTGCGCGTTGCCCCAGTACATCCAGATTGTTTCTTGCACCGAGCCTGCGGTGAGTCGGGGCACCTTGACCCAGACCAGCGCCATCTCCTCAGCAACACTGAACCGCTCGACGTGGTATTTCAGCGGGGTCTTGTCATCCGCATCGACGAAGCGCAGATCGGTCCCGTCCTCCTTGCCGCTGCTGAAATCGAAGTTGCCCGAATGCAGCCGCACCAGCACCGGCATGTCGGTCTGGCTTTCGGCGAGACCGGCGGCGCCGGCATCGAGGGTGATTTTCTGCCGAAACTGCCAGTTCTTGTCCCACCAGGCCGATGCCGCCCCCGGCATCATCCCGAGCACAAGCCCCAGCAGCATCCAGATCGCGATTTTTTTGTTAAAACCATTTAAAAACACAGTGAAACCTCCGTTTTAAATTCGGTAACTAGTAGCTAGTAAATAGTGGCTAGTCGTTATTTTCTCACTGCTTTTAAAGCACAAACCCAGTGACCTCGACATCCAGCCACTTGCCGAGGAAGTCGTCCACCACCTTGGCGGGGGTCAGACCATCCCGCGGGCCGAAGCTGGCCGCCTGTTCGACCAGACTGCTGACTTCGGTCAAACTGGAAACGCCGGCCAGGGCACCAAGTCCCGAGGTGCCGGAAGAGGTCGGAACCCCGACGGAACCGAGGGAGAAGCTGATGTTCTGAGCATTGCGCACCTCGGTGGCGGCCAGCAGAATGCGCCCGCCGGCGATGCCCGCCTCACCGGCGTCGATGATCCCCTCGGGAGCGACGAGGATGATGTCGCCAGGATCGGGCTTCTCCTTTATCCCAGCCACACCGTCCGGATCGTAGGTCAGGGCGCGGATGCCGCTGCCAACAGCAGGCGGAGAATAGGAAACTCGATATTCGCCATACTCATCCACATATATAGTTTTGTCTGTCTGGCTGATGGCAGTGCGGGAACCACGGCCGGCATTAATGTCCCCCTGGTCGGCCCAGACAAAAATATCGCTTCCGCCATAAGTCATGACTCTCGATTCAAAGACGTTCAGATCACCGATATTCAAGATCGAAATATCGCCTCCCGCAGTGGTAAAAATACCCGTGCCCTTGTTGGTCCCGCTGTCGTTGATGCTGCTGCGGCCCACGTCGATATCCCCTGCAGCTGCGATGTAGATGTTGGAGGCTCCAGCAGTGGTGCTGATCAATGATTCCACCATTTTGAGATAACCTCTGCCAGCCTGGCGTTCCGTAATCCCCGGCGCCGGGCCAAAAACCATTTCGATGAGCTCGCTGCGTGCTTTTTCGACGATGGCATTGGCATCAGCCGTGCGGCCGTCGGCCTGGGCCTCGACCAATTCCTGTCCGTAAACCTTGAGTGCGGCGAAAAACACGGCAGCGTCCTCCAGGGAAAAGTTCTCTGTTGCGTCCGTGGTGGAAACCTTCGTATCGTAACCCACCAGCACCAGCAGGTCGGCCCCCTCTGACCCCAAAGCCGAGTTTTTTGCACTGCCGCTGGCAACGATTCCTCGCGAGGTTCCGAGATCAAGGCTGTACCCGGCCTGAACAATCAGCGCACCGGGGCCGCCCTGTTCAATGCCGAACAGGGATTCCGTGGCCGTATTTTTCTTCAGTGCCGACTCCACCACGATACTGTTGCTTGCGGAAATGAGAGAAACATCATCCTCATTGAAGTTTTGGCCTACGTACCGAAGATAGCGAATATCTCCTCCGGCGGTGATGTGTGCCATCTTGGGCAACCGAAAGGCGATGTTCTCGATGTTGCGACCGGCTGTTATCTCGATGGCCTGGCCGTCGTCCTTGTGCAGGTCGCTGTTGCGATTTGACGCCTCGGCACTGAAAAACTGACTTTTGTCGATGGACCCATCCGTGGCGTAAACATCTGCGGGATCGTCATCGTTCATGATAATGCCAGAAATGGTTTGCCCAACAGACTCGGCTCTAATGTCTCGCCCGGCAACCAACTGCAGATTGCCCTCGCTGGACGGGAGCATTCCGAAAAGCTGCTTCAACACGATGTCGCGGCCCGCTTGGATCACCACGGTTGCCGGCAGCACGCTTCGCCACCAATCCTTTGCGTCGTCGGAGGGATAAATAGGATGTTCGCCATACAGGACAACGTCCCCACCGATGCTTTGCAGGAACATACTGGTCTCCTCGGTCATACCAAGGGTCCAAGTGGTACTGGAGGATGTCATGCCCTCGTGATCAGGATGAGCAATGAAAGGATCGACCACTGATGCGTGCAGATCTCCCTGAGCGGTGACCTGCAGGACAGTATCGAGTATTTCGAAGGACTGCTGGTCGTCGGTTGCACCTATATTACCCAGGGAGGCAATAGAGGCCGTTCCCTGCCGGTTGAGAAACCTCCCCGACAGGTCGCCGCCGGCGCTCAGCGTAAAGTTGCCGCTGCCGAACGTACCGGCCTGGGTAGTGAAGTCGGCGCCTGTCCGCACCGTCAGGTTTCCACCTCCCAGAGTGGCCAGTCCCTGAGTGGTACTCGACCCGTCGTAACTGGGTTGCCAGGAATATTTCCTCACTCGTCTGCCATTGATCATGACCAGCTTTGAAGTTACCTTATCCCAACCATTCCTGTTGTATCCCCCGATGATCGAACCATCCACATCGACAAAAACATCGCCACCGTGATCGTAATCCCAGTAATCAGTTGCCCCCGCCTGCGCCTCTCCCAGGGTGCGCACGGTTCCCAGTGTGTTTCCGCTCTGATTGAGGGACAGGTTACCGCCGATCCGCAGATCGATGTCGCCGGTGGCGGTCTGGATGACCCCGCCGTTGATGGTCAGGTTACCTTCGGTCCTTACCTCTACGGCACCAGAATAGGAACCGATGTTGAAGGGGATGGCCGAAGAGATCATGGTGCCGCCATTGACTGCGGCGGTGCCGATATGAATGCTGTCACCGGCAGCCAGCGTGACCGGCCCGCTTTCGCTGTAGACCTGCAGATTGTTGCCGATGGTGAGGGTCCCCGTATCGCGAACCGTGGCGGTAAAATCGGCGGCAGCCGGATCTGCGCCTGCCACCAGACTGATACCCCAGGAATCCTGTACGGGGCTCGTGGTCATTACTCCATTGCCATCCCTGACAGTGCCAGTCACTGTCATGTTGCCAGCAGCACGAACCACCAGGTTGCCGAGTACGTTCGAATCCGAAAGATTCAACGCACCGACCGTCAGGTTCCCGTCGGACGTCGCCTCGATTCCGGCTCGCAACTGCAGTGCCTCGATGTCGGTCGATTCGAGAGCCAGGTTATCGAAGAGATCTTCCGCATTGGCGATCCAGGCTTCGGCATCGGCCAGATAGGAATTGAAGATGATCTGATTCAAAGGACCGTCGACCGAGTAGGTTTCCACTCCTTCGGCAATGACCTTATCGGCCCCGATGATCGTGCCCTGCAGATTTATGCCGGTGCTGCCGGCTACGCCGTCCTCTCGGGCAGCTCGGAAATGGATTGATCCGCCTTGACCGCTGCCCGAAGCATCAATCAGCGCACCAGAAGCCATGTTGACCCACCCGTCACGGCTGTTCAGAACCACCGAACCGCCCTCGCCTGCGTCACCGGAAACATCGATAAGGCTGCCTGAGGCAAGAGTGAGATCCTGCCCGGAGTGAAGCTCCACCGTTCCTCCGGAGTCCCCGGACGCATCAAGTGTTCCCGCCAGGCTCACCCCACCTGCGTCAGCGGCCAGGTAAACCTCCTGCGCCCTCACGATATCGGCCGCGGCGATGTTCAGGTCGCCGCTGCGCGCACGCACGGCGATGCGTTCATCAAAACCTCCTTCATGCAGTTGCGTATTGAGGGAGGAAAAATCGGCAACAGCGGCAATGTCCATATCGAAGGAGCCGCCATGGCCATTCTCCGACCCGCGCCGGCCGCGTAATTCGCCGGCCAGATTCACCCCGCCTGTGCCATCAACCAGTTTGATGCTCCCCGCATCCCCCTGCGCACCACCGGAGACGTCGATCAGGGAGCCTGCGGCCAGATCGATTTCACCGTCTTCGGCGATTACCTGGACACGTCCACCGGAAAAATAGGCGTTGCCTCGGTTCAGAATCTTTCCGTTTTCCTCAACAGACACACTGTCCGAGCCGTTCAGGGTCGTGGTCCCCGCGGTATTGTCGACGATGCTGTCGACCCGGATGGTGCCTGCAGCGATTTCGAAGCGTCCTCCGGCATTGCCGGCTTCCGGGATACCGTCATCACCACCGAGAATGGCGACGGTACCGATTCCGCCGTCGATGAGGTAATCAGCTGCTTCATAGGTATCCAGGCTGTTGCGCTCTCCGGTTACCTTCACCAGCGGCGTGCTGACAGTCAAATCTCCATCCAGGGTGAAGGACCCCTGTCCCGTAACCGAAACCTTCTCGGCGGCCTCGATATTGATGGTTCGGAATCCGTCGGTGCGGACATCGCCGTTCGCCATCTGCACGACGTTGGCCACCAGGGTGAGATTGCCGATATCCTCGGCGCTGCCTTCGTTCGATTTTTGCCCGCTGTTGCCCAAGATAATGGTTTGGGCGGCAAGACGGACATCGCCTCCATTACCCACCAGTCGGGCCTCATCGAGGTAAAGCTGGTTGTTCACCTCCAGGTTAAAGCTGCCGTTGAATGCTATGTCCGATTCGCTTTTCAGGCCGATATTGGCGATATTTTCGAACAAGGACCAGAATTCCCTGGTAATGACCAAACCCTGCTCTCCACCGGTGTCATCGCCCTCGACGAAAACGATCCGCTTGCCCAGCAGGTTGACGGTGCTGTTGTCGATCTGGAAATGACCCTCCAGGCCATCCCCCCGCAGTTCGAGATCGTTCGTGGCCAAATTCAAGGCATCGGACACATGAACCTTCGATCCTTCCCCCAACACTACCTCGACATCCGGAGCATTGAAGGTGACCTCTCCGGCCTCGATGGTCGAGTCCTTCATCAGATAGATGCCGTTTTCGCCATCGGCCAGATCTCCATTTTTGCCGCAAGTCAGGGTAAGGCTGGTCCCGGCAACCTGCAATTCGCTGCCTTCCTCCAGGGTGATTTTGGTGGTTTTGTCCTCCTGACCCAGCTCGACGGCGGCAAAGCCGGACAGGGCTCCACCGTCGATCAGCAGTGTGTCCAGATGTTCCGCGGACAAGCCATCGGCAAAACCGAACTCATCCCAGGCGATAGCCGAGGTTCCTTGGCTGGAAGCCGTGACCACCACCTCTGCGCCGCTGAGAGTCATGCTGCCGCCGGTATACAGTCCCTCGAGGGGCGACGCGTTGAGGGTGCCGTCAACAACAGTGGTCTCTCCCAGCAGGGAAATGCTGCCGGCATCCCCTTGGGCGAAGGCGGCCACTTCAAAATCACCTTCCGCCAGCAGGTCCCTGAGTTTGCGTACCGAATAGCTTTTGAGGGCTGCCGCATCTATGTCTGTCCCCTGCCAGGTCTGGTAACCGGCAACGATCCGGTAGCCTTCCTCGGTATACTGAGCGCCCCCCGCCTGGTAAATAGTCCCCAGGTCCGCAAGCACCAAAGCATTTTCGAACTGGGAATACTCATCGGCCAGCTCGGCGTATTGCTCGGCCATCAGGGCGTACTGCTCGGCCTGGCGGCCGTAATCGGCCGCCTCCTGCCGGTATTGCTCGGCCAGAGCCGTATACTGCGCTGCGGAGATTTCGTCTTCGGCGCCAGCGGCCAAAGCCTCGTTTTCCACGGCCAGAGCCGCGCTTTCCGCTGCCAGTTCGGCCTTTTGCCCCGACTGCCGGGTGTAATCCTGCCGGATCTCGGTGTAGGCCGAGGCTACCAGGGCATAATCCTCGGAAACCACCGAGTAGACTCCGTCAGCAACTCCCTCGACCCCCTGCAGATACACCGCTTCGCCCGGCAATTGCTGATCAGGGTCGGGCACCACGATCAGGGCTCCGCTCAAAGGATTGGTGCTGCCGTCGACCCCGGGCTGAAACTGGTAGGCGAAAATCGCCCCACCGCCCGAGACGTCGATCTGGGCCCCTTCAGCCATCAGCACCTGTTCCCCGGAAATGGTCACCCCATGGCCGAGTGCCTCTGTAACCTCTTCATGATCGCGCTCGCTCGCCGAAGTATCCTTTGTGTCATTGAACCAGGTTCCATCGGCGAGAGTACCGTAGGCGGTCGCCCCGGACCCCGTCGTGCGCAAAAGACTGCCTGGGGCCAGGTAAACCCGCCCGGAATTTTCATCGTCACCTTCGCCTGTGGCGATTAAGGCTACAGTTCCGTAGGGCGCTTCGATTGTGCCCCGATGCTCAATACCTCCCCCGGCCTCCAGCGTAATGCTGCCGCCAGCGGATGTCAGGGCTCTGGTGCTGTCGATAGAGCCAGGCAAGGTCGTGATTTTGCCGCCGATCTGGAACTTGAAATCCGCGGTAAGGGCTGAAGAAAAACTATCCTGATCGGCTAAACCTGATCCTGCAAAGGCCGCGAATTCGCCTGCCAGATCATCGGGCACCTCGGGGAATATCCTCCCGGTCATTATAAGGTCGCCGCTGTGGGCCAACTTGCCGGACCAGGTCAAACTATCTGAATCATCACGAAGACGAAGCTGGTAATCGAAATCGCTTACCCGCAATTCCCGGTCGGCCCCCAGGTAGACATTATCGAAGCCTGAAAGCTGAAGGTCCCCGACCAGGTCGATCCATTCACCGGCTAGAACCAGTTGTCCCTCGCCAATAGCCACCGCATCGGCATCCTCAAAGACCCCCACCGAATTGATCAAACGCACCCAGGGAGACTCCAGCCATACGTCCGCATCTTCCCCGGCCGTAATCCTTGTTGTATCCAGAACCAGGGAACGGTCTAATCGGGCGCTAATTTCACCGTTGAACGACAATCCGCTATAGCCGCGCAGAGTGAGGGCATCGAACCCGCCGGCAAGCCAATAATCAAAGTCCTCGCTGTCCAAAGACCAGTTCGTGGTCAAGTCGGTGTTGATCAAGGTCAGAGAACCACCCTGACCACTGGCCCTGTAAGCTTTGGCGAGGAGTTGACCACCCAGTTCAAGATTTGCGAAGGACAAGGTAATCTCCCCCGGATCCCCGCCGATGGGCACCTGGTTCAGTCGATGGTATTTATCCCGTATCCAGGTACGGGTGTCAGGTGCGGCGGATACATCAACAACCGCTCCTTCGGCAATCAGCAGGGTATCGCTCGAGGTTATAGTCACCGAGCCCCCGTCATGGGGGGACTGCGACCGGACCAGACCTGAGGCAGGTGCGGTGCCGGGCTCATTCCAGCCGCCCGCCAGGATGCGGGCCTCTTCACCGAGAATCAGGGGGTCATACCCCAGCGTGGCGAAGGTACTCGAAGCCGTCACATTCACCTCACCAGCCAGGGCTTCCAGCACACCGTTGATCTCCACCCCTGGACCGGAAATGCCGATCTGCCCGGTCGGCCCGACACTCAGGGTGGCACCGCTTTCCACTATGGTTCGGGCGATCCTCGTTTCTTCCTCTGGCACAGAGGGGTCCGGCTTGGCATCGATTGGTTTACCGGAGGCCAGTGTGATTGTCGATGCACCGAGGTATCCAGGCAGCGGCTGTCCATCGGCGGCATTGGGAACCTGCCAAGCCGTGCTGCTGGGGAAGATGCCCAGAGCTTCGTAACGGGATTGTTCGGCACTGGTTTCTGTGTTGAATTCGCTTCCCGGTTGAAGCCGGGCAACCGAAGGTTGAAGATGGACACCGCTTTTTACAATCAAATCTCGAGCACTTTTGAGATTGATACGTGTGAAGCCGCTGTCTCTCAATTGGGTGGTGCTCAGAACCAGTCCTTCATACCCGGGAGGCAACTCGCTGTCCGCCGTCATACCGCTGTCACCCACCAAAGCAGCGGTAACAGTTAAATCCGACGCATGAAGATTGAGTTCGCTGCCTGTCTGTCCGATCAGGGCCAGACCGGTCAGCTCACCGTCCAGGAACAGGGCGTCGCCCTGGATGGTCAGGCTGCCGGCATCGCCCCCCTCAATGTCTCCGTCCTCCGACCACTGGTAGCCTCCGCTGACGTCAATGCGGCTTCCTTGGGCCAACACAAGAGCGCAGACCGGTGAAGCCAAATCTGAAATTGTGACCGTTCCACCATCGAGAATGCCCTGCACGATGCTGTCGCTGCCGCTTACAAGGCGATTGTCGTTCCGTTCCCCGGACACGTCGATCACCGCTTTTTCGCCGAGATAGAAACGGCTTTCATATTCTCCATAGCGGGGGTCAGCTTCAGTGGTTGAAGTTACGTTTTCCAGGAGGGAGTAGGCCAGGTCTCCCGACGGAACATACACCCTGCCCTCCTGAATGATGCGCCGGGCATAAACCGATAGACTTCCCCCCGCCTGCAACCCGATCTCTGCATTTTCAGCCAGGGTGAATTCTCCATTGGTTGATACGGTCAGGCTGCCCAAACCGGCCTCTTCGATCTTCCGTGCAGAAATGATATTGATCTGATTCTCATTGAGTTCGTCTGATTCCGAAAAATCACTCAAAGACGTAGTTGAATCGACAACCCGCACTGATTCGAGGATTGCATCGCGATCGCCCGGACTATTGTTATCCCCAATCAATTCCCCAAGCTGCAGGAAACCTCCCTTGGGCCGTAACAGGCTGAGAAGCCCCTTCGCCTCTTCTTTATTGTCGTAAATCTGATAGGCGCCTATTGTGGCCTGACCCTTGAGGACCCCGTCGAGGACGATACGGGGCGCGATGAGTTTCAGAATGCCTGCATCGGCTCCGGCGACATGGTCGGGGATATATTTTTCGACGTTCTTTGTCGCACTGTACCTGCCCCACTGAGAGGCACTGGCAATGTCGGGTAAGGAACTGCCGGAAACGAGCCCGGTAACTTCGACAGTTCCGGAATCATATTCGATGCCGCCACCGGAAAAATCCAACAGCGCTCCATCGCGGACGATAATATCAGCGGTGTTGCCGGCTTCCTGGTTGAGACCGGAATTGATGATTATGGTACCGCCGGTGGTGGCAAGCTCGGCTGCGGTCTGCTCCTGGGTGTTCAGAACGCCGCTGACATCCCCGATGGCCGAACCCTCGGTAGCCAGGAAACGAATGGTCTGACCCTGCAGTATCCCGCCTTTCTGGGCAAAATAATCCCGCAGTTCCAGGCTGTTGAGGGTTGTTTCGAGCACCAGGGATTCGGCGCCCTTGGTGACCCAAAGACCGCTGACGTCGATGATGCTGTCCTCAGCCAGATAGACTCTCTCACCTGCATCAATAGTTACATTGCCCGAAGGAGCGTCGATGATGCCGCGATGTTCCACTCGCGCCACCGTGTCTTCGCTGTCATAGGAAATGCCGTGAATCTTGATGTTGGCATCAACCTGAATATTTTTATCCACTACATAGGTCTCAGTGGACGGGGTAATCGGGGTACTGGTACGGCTATTTTCCCCTGTACTGACCAGTTTGGAGGCCATCAGTTCTATCTGACTGGCTTTTTCAGGCGACGTGGCGGCCATTGCGTCCCAATTCTGGTATACTTCATTGCCGTACATTCCGATTAATCCAAGATTGGCCTCCAGAGCACCTCCTTCATATACTATTTCTACTAATCCTTGGTTGTTTATCTGCTCACGTACGTTCTCCCAGTTTTGTTCATTGATTGTTATCTCGTTGCCTTCTGCATCTATAAAAACGATGTCAACATCCTCTCCTCTTTTCAGATTTTCCAGATAATTCCAGTTTTCATTGGATATATTTTTTCCTTCGCTTTTTGTTTCTTTCAATACAACCCGTCCTAACTGATTAACTACCTCGCCGGCATTCTCCTGAACCACATTTACCCTATAGCCCAGCTCGATGCGCGTCTGAGACTCAGTCTCCTGCTCCAGCAAAACCTTCGTACCTGCAGCCAATCCGATCTGTCCCGCGGTTGCACTGATGGTGTCCTCGTTGACGACCTTTTGGCCCAGCAGAAAAATCCGTCCACCAACCTCTGTGGCGGTGATAGTTCCCTGATTGCGGATGCCGTAGCCGGAGTCGGTTGCCGCGTAGTCGGCAAGACCCATGTAGTCTTCCGCCTGAAAGGTCAGGTTGTTGTTGATAAAGTTGGTATCGCTGATATTGAGGGTGGAAG
This sequence is a window from Syntrophotaleaceae bacterium. Protein-coding genes within it:
- a CDS encoding filamentous hemagglutinin family protein; translation: MLRKICAAWLVWLLTFAPVASYAGRYSAFNNAADLPNVPEGTLPTGFNVAVPSGVDPDTVAEANYSGDTLTIHQKTSKVIIDWESFNIGKGATTYFEQQGNSSWAALNRIHDQNPSQIYGTLKADGHIYLINQNGILFGEGSQVNVGSLTASTLNISDTNFINNNLTFQAEDYMGLADYAATDSGYGIRNQGTITATEVGGRIFLLGQKVVNEDTISATAGQIGLAAGTKVLLEQETESQTRIELGYRVNVVQENAGEVVNQLGRVVLKETKSEGKNISNENWNYLENLKRGEDVDIVFIDAEGNEITINEQNWENVREQINNQGLVEIVYEGGALEANLGLIGMYGNEVYQNWDAMAATSPEKASQIELMASKLVSTGENSRTSTPITPSTETYVVDKNIQVDANIKIHGISYDSEDTVARVEHRGIIDAPSGNVTIDAGERVYLAEDSIIDVSGLWVTKGAESLVLETTLNSLELRDYFAQKGGILQGQTIRFLATEGSAIGDVSGVLNTQEQTAAELATTGGTIIINSGLNQEAGNTADIIVRDGALLDFSGGGIEYDSGTVEVTGLVSGSSLPDIASASQWGRYSATKNVEKYIPDHVAGADAGILKLIAPRIVLDGVLKGQATIGAYQIYDNKEEAKGLLSLLRPKGGFLQLGELIGDNNSPGDRDAILESVRVVDSTTSLSDFSESDELNENQINIISARKIEEAGLGSLTVSTNGEFTLAENAEIGLQAGGSLSVYARRIIQEGRVYVPSGDLAYSLLENVTSTTEADPRYGEYESRFYLGEKAVIDVSGERNDNRLVSGSDSIVQGILDGGTVTISDLASPVCALVLAQGSRIDVSGGYQWSEDGDIEGGDAGSLTIQGDALFLDGELTGLALIGQTGSELNLHASDLTVTAALVGDSGMTADSELPPGYEGLVLSTTQLRDSGFTRINLKSARDLIVKSGVHLQPSVARLQPGSEFNTETSAEQSRYEALGIFPSSTAWQVPNAADGQPLPGYLGASTITLASGKPIDAKPDPSVPEEETRIARTIVESGATLSVGPTGQIGISGPGVEINGVLEALAGEVNVTASSTFATLGYDPLILGEEARILAGGWNEPGTAPASGLVRSQSPHDGGSVTITSSDTLLIAEGAVVDVSAAPDTRTWIRDKYHRLNQVPIGGDPGEITLSFANLELGGQLLAKAYRASGQGGSLTLINTDLTTNWSLDSEDFDYWLAGGFDALTLRGYSGLSFNGEISARLDRSLVLDTTRITAGEDADVWLESPWVRLINSVGVFEDADAVAIGEGQLVLAGEWIDLVGDLQLSGFDNVYLGADRELRVSDFDYQLRLRDDSDSLTWSGKLAHSGDLIMTGRIFPEVPDDLAGEFAAFAGSGLADQDSFSSALTADFKFQIGGKITTLPGSIDSTRALTSAGGSITLEAGGGIEHRGTIEAPYGTVALIATGEGDDENSGRVYLAPGSLLRTTGSGATAYGTLADGTWFNDTKDTSASERDHEEVTEALGHGVTISGEQVLMAEGAQIDVSGGGAIFAYQFQPGVDGSTNPLSGALIVVPDPDQQLPGEAVYLQGVEGVADGVYSVVSEDYALVASAYTEIRQDYTRQSGQKAELAAESAALAVENEALAAGAEDEISAAQYTALAEQYRQEAADYGRQAEQYALMAEQYAELADEYSQFENALVLADLGTIYQAGGAQYTEEGYRIVAGYQTWQGTDIDAAALKSYSVRKLRDLLAEGDFEVAAFAQGDAGSISLLGETTVVDGTLNASPLEGLYTGGSMTLSGAEVVVTASSQGTSAIAWDEFGFADGLSAEHLDTLLIDGGALSGFAAVELGQEDKTTKITLEEGSELQVAGTSLTLTCGKNGDLADGENGIYLMKDSTIEAGEVTFNAPDVEVVLGEGSKVHVSDALNLATNDLELRGDGLEGHFQIDNSTVNLLGKRIVFVEGDDTGGEQGLVITREFWSLFENIANIGLKSESDIAFNGSFNLEVNNQLYLDEARLVGNGGDVRLAAQTIILGNSGQKSNEGSAEDIGNLTLVANVVQMANGDVRTDGFRTINIEAAEKVSVTGQGSFTLDGDLTVSTPLVKVTGERNSLDTYEAADYLIDGGIGTVAILGGDDGIPEAGNAGGRFEIAAGTIRVDSIVDNTAGTTTLNGSDSVSVEENGKILNRGNAYFSGGRVQVIAEDGEIDLAAGSLIDVSGGAQGDAGSIKLVDGTGGVNLAGELRGRRGSENGHGGSFDMDIAAVADFSSLNTQLHEGGFDERIAVRARSGDLNIAAADIVRAQEVYLAADAGGVSLAGTLDASGDSGGTVELHSGQDLTLASGSLIDVSGDAGEGGSVVLNSRDGWVNMASGALIDASGSGQGGSIHFRAAREDGVAGSTGINLQGTIIGADKVIAEGVETYSVDGPLNQIIFNSYLADAEAWIANAEDLFDNLALESTDIEALQLRAGIEATSDGNLTVGALNLSDSNVLGNLVVRAAGNMTVTGTVRDGNGVMTTSPVQDSWGISLVAGADPAAADFTATVRDTGTLTIGNNLQVYSESGPVTLAAGDSIHIGTAAVNGGTMISSAIPFNIGSYSGAVEVRTEGNLTINGGVIQTATGDIDLRIGGNLSLNQSGNTLGTVRTLGEAQAGATDYWDYDHGGDVFVDVDGSIIGGYNRNGWDKVTSKLVMINGRRVRKYSWQPSYDGSSTTQGLATLGGGNLTVRTGADFTTQAGTFGSGNFTLSAGGDLSGRFLNRQGTASIASLGNIGATDDQQSFEILDTVLQVTAQGDLHASVVDPFIAHPDHEGMTSSSTTWTLGMTEETSMFLQSIGGDVVLYGEHPIYPSDDAKDWWRSVLPATVVIQAGRDIVLKQLFGMLPSSEGNLQLVAGRDIRAESVGQTISGIIMNDDDPADVYATDGSIDKSQFFSAEASNRNSDLHKDDGQAIEITAGRNIENIAFRLPKMAHITAGGDIRYLRYVGQNFNEDDVSLISASNSIVVESALKKNTATESLFGIEQGGPGALIVQAGYSLDLGTSRGIVASGSAKNSALGSEGADLLVLVGYDTKVSTTDATENFSLEDAAVFFAALKVYGQELVEAQADGRTADANAIVEKARSELIEMVFGPAPGITERQAGRGYLKMVESLISTTAGASNIYIAAAGDIDVGRSSINDSGTNKGTGIFTTAGGDISILNIGDLNVFESRVMTYGGSDIFVWADQGDINAGRGSRTAISQTDKTIYVDEYGEYRVSYSPPAVGSGIRALTYDPDGVAGIKEKPDPGDIILVAPEGIIDAGEAGIAGGRILLAATEVRNAQNISFSLGSVGVPTSSGTSGLGALAGVSSLTEVSSLVEQAASFGPRDGLTPAKVVDDFLGKWLDVEVTGFVL